The bacterium genomic interval TACAGATAATAGCCGTCGGCATAACAAATAACTATACGGCAAAAAGCGCTTTCAACCTGTCATTGAATGCCGGTGCGATCGTCATTGATACCCTTGCCCTTGATGATGGCCGCACCCCTTTACAGCGACTCCAATGTCTCGACCAGGCAAAACCGGATTTGATACTATTTGCCGGTGGTTTTGAGAATGGCGCAATAAATTCATTGGTCGAAATGGCAGAGTTGATCAAAATGTCGAAAATAAACGCGAAATTTGAAGTCGGCAGGTTGCCCATTATTTACGCGGGCAATTCAAAAGCACTGCCTTTTGTTGAAAGAGCACTGGGTGATCAATTCGCTTTAGAGGTTGTGCCGAACATCAGCCCTGCTGAAGGCGTTGAGAATTTTGCTCCGGCCAAGGAAGCCATTATTAATCTGTTCATAAGCCATGTAATGTCGGCGGCGCCGGGTTATGGAAACCTTAGTAAACGAGCTCTTTTATCGCCTTTACCCACGCCGATCGCGGTTGAAAAGACCCTGTCGTTGTTTTCGAAATACAAAAAGAAGAAAATATTTGCTTTTGATATGGGCGGAGCGACGACCGATTGTTTTTCGATCGCGGGTGATATTTGCAGGCGAAGCGTAGCTGCCAACCTGGGTATGACCTACTCGCTCCCTTATGTTCTGAACCATTGTGGTTTGAAAAAAATAATGTCTTGTTTGGATAAAACCTATGGCAAAACAGAAGTATTGAACTTTCTAGGTAATAGATTCATCAGACCAACCTCAATATCAGAAACCGAAAGGGAGTTAAAAATGGAGGAAGCGATCGCGCAAAATATCATAAATGCGGCCTTTATTTTGCACCGGAACCTAATCAAAATGGACTACGACGTCATTATCGCCAGCGGTGGTTTTATCGCGCATCACCCAAGTAAAAAAAGAATAAAACAAATCATCCAAAAAGCATTGCCTGTCGCATCAGGCACCGCGATCGCCATTGACAACCTGTTTGTGCTTCCTCATCTCGGAGTGCTGTCTTTAGTTGATGAACCCTTAGCTGTTAAATTGTTCGAAGAAAATGTCACTATATTATAATCTTCAAATAAGGAAAACCCGAGTCTCTCCTTTTCCAGGTGAAATAGTTGTTAAAGAAGGCGAAAGCGTAAAACCCGATACAACCATCCTGCGAACTACCTGCAGATTAGGAGGAATTTGCGTCATAAATGTCGCGGAGCATTTAAAAGTACGACCGGAGGAAATCACTGAATATCTGCTTAAAAAAGAAGGCGAAAATATCAAATGGCAAGAATTGATCGCGGAAAAGAAACTAGTTATGGAGTCTAAGGAAATCAGATCACCGGTAGACGGGATATTGGAAAGAATTGAGACACAACTGGGCATGGTTATCATTAGAGAAAAGCTGGAAAGACCTGAGATCCCAGTCATTATCGACATTAAAGGCGAGTATCCAAAGACTACCA includes:
- a CDS encoding glutamate mutase L, producing the protein MKTFLIADVGSTTTKVLFIKDSKIVAREEAKTTVEKPIEDVAIGVRLATDLIKHKIKDEVNDCDFLFSSSAGGGLQIIAVGITNNYTAKSAFNLSLNAGAIVIDTLALDDGRTPLQRLQCLDQAKPDLILFAGGFENGAINSLVEMAELIKMSKINAKFEVGRLPIIYAGNSKALPFVERALGDQFALEVVPNISPAEGVENFAPAKEAIINLFISHVMSAAPGYGNLSKRALLSPLPTPIAVEKTLSLFSKYKKKKIFAFDMGGATTDCFSIAGDICRRSVAANLGMTYSLPYVLNHCGLKKIMSCLDKTYGKTEVLNFLGNRFIRPTSISETERELKMEEAIAQNIINAAFILHRNLIKMDYDVIIASGGFIAHHPSKKRIKQIIQKALPVASGTAIAIDNLFVLPHLGVLSLVDEPLAVKLFEENVTIL